Within Myceligenerans xiligouense, the genomic segment GGCATCGCGGCGTTCAACGCGCCGTTCTCCAACACGCGGTCGGTCGTCGAGCTCGCGATCGCCGAGATCATCGGGCTCACCCGCCGGCTGCCCGAGCGCGACAAGGCGCTGCACGCCGGGGTGTGGGAGAAGTCCGCGACCGGTTCGCACGAGGTCCGGGGGCGCACGCTCGGGATCATCGGCTACGGCAACATCGGCTCGCAGCTCTCCGTGCTCGCGGAGAACCTCGGCATGTCCGTGGTCTTCTACGACCTGCAGGAGAGGCTCGCGCTCGGCAACGCCCGGCGCGCCGAGACGCTGGAGGACCTCCTCGCGACGTCCGACGTCGTCACCCTGCACGTCGACGGGCGCTCCGGGAACGCCGGCATGTTCGGCCCCGAGCACTTCGCGGCGATGAAGCCCGGCGCGATCTTCCTCAACCTGTCGCGCGGGTTCGTGGTCGACGTCGAGGCGCTGCGCGACAACATCACGTCCGGGCACCTCGCGGGAGCGGCGATCGACGTTTTCCCGTCCGAGCCCAAGAAGTCGGGCGACCAGTTCGACTCGGTGCTGCGCGGCCTGCCGAACGTCATCCTCACGCCGCACGTCGGCGGCTCGACCGAGGAGGCCCAGGAGGCGATCGGCCAGTTCGTGTCGAAGAAGCTGCGCGACTACATCCTCACCGGGTCCACGATGCTGTCGGTCAACCTGCCGACGCTCCAGCTCGAGCACACCGGGACCGGCCGCATCGCCCTGCTGCATCGCAACGTGCCCGGTGTGCTGGCGCAGGTCAACCAGATCTTCGCGGACCACGGCGCGAACATCGAGGGCCAGATGCTCGCCACCCACGGCGACCTCGGCTACGTGGTCACGGACATCTCGGACGTCTCGCACCGCGGGGCCTCGAAGAAGCTCATGGCGATGGACACCACGGTCCGCCTGCGCATCAACGACCAGTTCGAGCGACCGGAGTTCCCGCCGGGCCCGGCGGCGCTGACGCACCGCTGACGCGCCGAGCCGCCGGCCAGCGGGATGACGGTGCTGGTAGCCGGTGGAAACTGGTCGCGATCCGACCCCATCCGCCGGGTCGACGGTTCCGAACCAGGTGCGAGACGCCCCGTGTCCCGCGGGGCGGCAACACCGAGGAGAGAACCATGAACGCTCGCACCCGCACCTCCCGCGCCGTCGTCGGCCTGGCCCTCGTGTCCGTGCTCGGCCTCGCCGCGTGCAGTTCCGCCGACGACGGCGCGTCGGAGTCCGAGGAGACCACCGCCGCCGAGGAGGAGGCGATGGCCGAGGACATGAGCGAGGAGACGGAGGACATGGACGAGGACCTGGCCGACCCGGCCGCCGACCTCGTCGGCCCGGCCTGCACGGACTACGCCGAGCAGGTGCCGGACGGCGCCGGCTCCATCACCGGCATGGCCACCGATCCGGTCGCCGTTGCCGCCTCCAACAACCCGCTGCTCTCC encodes:
- the serA gene encoding phosphoglycerate dehydrogenase, whose translation is MHRALLLENIHPGAAANLEAAGFEVDTRKGALDEDELIAALDGVHLLGIRSKTQVTEKVLSSTDSLLAVGAFSIGTNQIDLTAAAHRGIAAFNAPFSNTRSVVELAIAEIIGLTRRLPERDKALHAGVWEKSATGSHEVRGRTLGIIGYGNIGSQLSVLAENLGMSVVFYDLQERLALGNARRAETLEDLLATSDVVTLHVDGRSGNAGMFGPEHFAAMKPGAIFLNLSRGFVVDVEALRDNITSGHLAGAAIDVFPSEPKKSGDQFDSVLRGLPNVILTPHVGGSTEEAQEAIGQFVSKKLRDYILTGSTMLSVNLPTLQLEHTGTGRIALLHRNVPGVLAQVNQIFADHGANIEGQMLATHGDLGYVVTDISDVSHRGASKKLMAMDTTVRLRINDQFERPEFPPGPAALTHR